In Mangifera indica cultivar Alphonso chromosome 1, CATAS_Mindica_2.1, whole genome shotgun sequence, a single genomic region encodes these proteins:
- the LOC123212648 gene encoding uncharacterized protein LOC123212648, which produces MGRSLIHHRFSSGAVARSELFYHTALETMKTRKVLGVSLSLILINLAAIMERADENLLPSVYKEVSEVFDAGPSDLGYLTFIRNFVQGLASPLAGVLVINYDRPLVLTIGIFCWAISTAAVGASQHFFHVAIWRAVNGFGLAIVIPALQSFIADSYNDGVRGAGFGLLSLVGTFGGIGGGVLATIMAGQQFWGMPGWRCAFILMATLSVLIGCLVFLFVVDPRKQTRVTHVSGENFDRDELVEKGNTSVSSVWQESWTATKAVIRVPTFQIIVLQGIVGSLPWTAMVFFTMWFELIGFDHSSTAALLSVFAVGCAMGSFLGGIVADQISRIYPHSGRIMCAQFSAFMGIPFSLFLLKGIPQSVTSYYTFAITLLLMGLIISWNATAANGPMFAEVVPAKHRTMIYAFDRAFEGSFSSFAAPLVGILSENMFGYDSKSIDPVKGSAREAFALSKGLLSMMAVPFGLCCLFYTPLYKLFRRDRENARLASLKDEEMSERLTFS; this is translated from the exons ATGGGCCGTAGTCTTATTCATCACAGATTCAGTTCCGGTGCTGTTGCAAGATCTGAGCTTTTTTATCACACAGCTCTCGAAACTATGAA AACAAGAAAGGTTTTGGgggtttctctctctctcattcttATCAACCTTGCTGCTATAATGGAACGTGCTGATGAAAATCTCCTCCCTTCTGTTTATAAAGAAGTTAGTGAAGTGTTTGATGCTGGGCCATCTGACCTGGGGTATCTCACATTTATAAGGAACTTTGTGCAGGGACTAGCATCACCCTTGGCTGGTGTACTTGTTATTAACTATGACCGGCCTTTGGTGCTAACTATTGGCATTTTCTGCTGGGCCATATCAACTGCTGCAGTGGGAGCAAGCCAGCATTTCTTCCATGTTGCAATCTGGAGAGCAGTTAATGGCTTTGGATTGGCAATTGTGATACCAGCACTCCAGTCCTTCATTGCTGATAGTTACAACGATGGTGTGAGGGGTGCAGGATTTGGCTTACTAAGCCTTGTTGGTACTTTTGGTGGCATAGGAGGTGGCGTTTTAGCAACCATTATGGCTGGTCAGCAGTTCTGGGGCATGCCTGGATGGCGCTGTGCCTTCATTTTGATGGCCACATTGAGTGTGCTGATTGGTTGCcttgttttcttgtttgttgTCGATCCAAGAAAACAAACTAGAGTCACTCATGTTTCTGGTGAAAATTTTGATAG GGATGAGTTGGTAGAAAAGGGTAATACTAGTGTATCATCTGTTTGGCAGGAGTCTTGGACAGCTACAAAAGCTGTTATCAGAGTGCCTACATTTCAAATTATTGTCTTGCAAGGCATTGTTGGTTCATTACCATGGACAGCCATGGTGTTCTTTACCATGTGGTTTGAATTAATTG GTTTTGATCATAGTAGTACTGCAGCCCTCTTAAGTGTATTTGCTGTTGGATGTGCAATGGGGTCCTTCCTTGGCGGAATAGTAGCAGATCAAATATCACGGATCTACCCGCACTCTGGTCGTATTATGTGTGCGCAATTCAGTGCTTTCATGGGTATTCCATTCTCATTGTTCCTTCTTAAAGGGATCCCACAATCAGTAACCAGCTATTACACCTTTGCTATTACCCTTCTTCTAATGGGCTTAATCATAAGCTGGAATGCCACTGCTGCAAATGGCCCTATGTTTGCTGAAGTGGTCCCTGCCAAACACCGAACCATGATTTATGCATTTGATCGTGCTTTCGAAGGATCATTCTCTTCATTCGCTGCTCCCTTGGTTGGAATTCTTTCAGAGAACATGTTTGGTTATGATTCAAAGTCTATTGATCCAGTTAAAGGGTCAGCGCGGGAGGCTTTTGCTTTGTCGAAGGGGCTTTTGTCAATGATGGCAGTTCCATTTGGTTTGTGTTGCCTGTTTTACACACCCTTGTATAAGCTCTTCAGGCGAGACCGCGAGAATGCTAGATTGGCCAGTTTAAAAGATGAAGAGATGTCTGAAAGGCTCACTTTCAGTTGA
- the LOC123226091 gene encoding geranylgeranyl pyrophosphate synthase, chloroplastic-like, translating into MSSVNLGTLVHGYTIFNLTARSKFHPFKKIPVASPKLRRLPMPFVVPRLNRFLSVSAVLTKQETLQEEEENPKPVFDFKSYMLQKANSVNQALDAAVSIRDPPKIHEAMRYSLIAAGKRVRPVLCIAACELVGGNESIAMPAACAIEMIHTMSLIHDDLPCMDNDDLRRGKPTNHKVFGEDVAVLAGDALLAFAFEHMAVSTVGIPPSRVVKVVGELAKSIGSEGLVAGQVVDLNSEGLKEVGLDHLEFIHQHKTAALLEAAVVLGAILGGGSDDEVEKLRTFARCIGLLFQVVDDILDVTKSSQELGKTAGKDLVADKVTYPKLLGIEKSRELADKLHKDAQQQLSGFDQEKAAPLIALANYIANRQN; encoded by the coding sequence ATGTCTTCTGTGAATCTTGGCACTTTGGTTCATGGCTATACCATATTCAATCTTACAGCCAGATCAAAATTTCATCCATTTAAAAAGATACCAGTTGCATCTCCAAAATTGAGACGCCTACCCATGCCCTTTGTCGTGCCAAGACTAAACAGATTCCTTTCAGTCTCAGCTGTTCTCACTAAACAAGAaactcttcaagaagaagaagaaaacccgAAACCCGTTTTCGATTTCAAGTCTTATATGCTTCAGAAAGCCAATTCTGTTAACCAGGCGCTTGACGCTGCCGTTTCAATTCGTGACCCCCCAAAAATCCACGAAGCTATGAGGTATTCTCTAATAGCCGCCGGCAAGCGCGTGAGACCAGTGCTCTGCATCGCTGCTTGTGAATTGGTTGGGGGGAATGAGTCGATAGCCATGCCGGCTGCTTGTGCTATTGAAATGATTCACACCATGTCCTTAATTCATGATGATTTACCTTGTATGGATAATGATGACCTTCGTCGTGGCAAACCCACAAACCACAAAGTTTTCGGAGAAGATGTCGCAGTTTTAGCCGGAGATGCACTGCTTGCTTTTGCATTTGAACACATGGCTGTTTCTACTGTTGGCATTCCGCCTTCGAGGGTAGTTAAAGTAGTTGGAGAATTAGCGAAATCAATTGGTTCTGAGGGTCTTGTTGCTGGTCAAGTTGTGGATTTAAACTCTGAAGGTTTAAAAGAAGTGGGTTTAGATCATCTTGAATTTATTCATCAACATAAGACAGCTGCATTATTGGAAGCAGCAGTGGTTCTTGGAGCAATATTGGGAGGTGGAAGTGATGATGAAGTTGAAAAGCTGAGAACTTTTGCTCGGTGTATTGGGTTGTTGTTTCAGGTGGTTGATGATATTCTTGATGTGACCAAATCATCTCAGGAACTTGGAAAGACTGCTGGTAAGGATTTGGTGGCTGATAAAGTCACTTATCCTAAGTTGCTGGGGATTGAAAAATCAAGGGAATTAGCTGACAAATTGCATAAAGATGCTCAACAACAATTGTCTGGATTTGATCAGGAGAAAGCCGCTCCTTTGATTGCTCTGGCTAATTATATTGCTAATAGGCAAAATTGA
- the LOC123195051 gene encoding UPF0496 protein At2g18630-like, with translation MGCQSSKKKGSDTTAPPFEMNIDSQFSAELSSYETACTLDPDLQSFDNGIHEHTSRVICTLSTDVEVRSLSFDTLKEVIGSLLEMNQEVAKVILECKRDIWNNKALFDLVEEYLDSSIQILDFCTVFENCLKRARNSQLIIKLAVKLFEEEMELQDGDDEKRYVKTLEELKKFKEAGDPFSEEFFTLFQLVYKQQVSMLQKLLGRKRKLDKKLKSMKTWRMVSNVLFVSVFVSVLIFSVVAAAIAAPPLVAALAGALTVPIGSVGKWCNSFWKGYECAMKGQKDLISSMEIGTFIKIKDMDHIRILVNKLEIEMESLLNNADFALREEDFVKLAIDEIKKKLEVFMETIELLCDHADKCSRDIRRARTVILQKIIKYPNK, from the coding sequence ATGGGATGTCAATCCAGCAAGAAGAAAGGTAGTGATACAACGGCACCACCCTTCGAAATGAACATTGATTCCCAATTCTCAGCTGAGCTTAGCTCATATGAGACCGCTTGTACACTTGATCCTGACTTACAATCCTTTGACAATGGCATTCATGAACATACTAGCCGGGTTATCTGCACACTTTCTACTGATGTTGAGGTTCGCTCATTGTCATTTGACACTCTCAAAGAGGTCATCGGATCTCTTCTTGAAATGAACCAAGAAGTGGCCAAAGTAATTCTAGAATGCAAGAGAGATATATGGAATAATAAAGCATTATTTGATTTGGTTGAAGAGTACTTGGATAGTAGCATCCAAATCTTAGATTTTTGCACTGTTTTTGAGAATTGCCTAAAGCGTGCTCGAAACAGCCAATTAATTATTAAGCTTGCTGTTAAGCTGTTTGAGGAAGAAATGGAATTACAGGATGGGGATGATGAGAAAAGGTATGTCAAGACATTGGaggaattaaagaaatttaaggAAGCTGGGGATCCATTCTCAGAAGAGTTCTTTACATTGTTTCAGTTAGTGTACAAGCAGCAGGTGTCTATGTTACAGAAATTGctgggaagaaaaagaaagctcGATAAGAAACTGAAATCCATGAAAACATGGAGGATGGTGTCAAATGTGTTGTTTGTTTCTGTATTTGTGTCTGTATTGATATTTTCAGTGGTGGCAGCTGCCATTGCTGCTCCTCCTTTGGTCGCAGCTTTGGCTGGTGCATTGACTGTTCCAATTGGTTCAGTGGGGAAATGGTGTAACTCTTTCTGGAAGGGCTATGAGTGTGCGATGAAAGGGCAGAAGGATTTAATTAGTTCAATGGAGATTGGCACTTTCATTAAAATCAAGGACATGGATCATATACGGATACTTGTTAACAAATTGGAAATTGAGATGGAGTCATTATTGAACAATGCAGATTTCGCTCTCAGAGAAGAAGATTTCGTGAAGCTTGCCATTGATGAGATCAAGAAGAAGTTGGAAGTTTTCATGGAAACTATTGAGCTTTTATGTGATCATGCTGATAAGTGTAGCCGTGATATAAGAAGGGCCAGGACTGTGATTTTACAGAAGATAATCAAATATCCCAATAAGTGA